DNA sequence from the Gammaproteobacteria bacterium genome:
TCTGCAGGCCGCCATCGTTTTCGCCGATGCGGCGGTTGAGATGGGCGAAGACGTCGAGGAAAAAATCGTCCTGATCGCTGGTGACCAGGGCTTGGTTGTCCGCGCGCAGGATCACGTTGCTGTCATACCCCGATTCTCCCCCAATGTAACCTGACCAGGGCGACGCAGCCGTAGCGGCCGCGTCTTCCAGCATGCGGGCTGTTTCCCGCTGGCCCGAATAGCGCGCCAGCAGGGTCAGGGCAAGATTCCGGAGCTTCGGGTTGTCCGCGCTTTCTACGGTGTGCTGCAGCCAGACCGCGACCTGGTCCGGCTGATTCAGCTTGATATCGACGAGAGCCAGGTTGTAATAGCCCAGGGCCGCAAGTTCGGGGTCGGCGATGACCTTCAGAAAAGAATCCCTCGCCTCCGGGTAGCGCGCGAGTTTGTAATAGCTGGCGCCGAGATTGTAGTGCAACAATGCGGATGCGGTGGCATCGGCTTGTGACGCGAGAAAATGTGCGACTGCAGCCTCGTAATCGCTGCGGTTGAAGGCGTCAATGCCGAGATCGTAAGCCTCGTCGGCGCAGGCGCTGGACAGCAGCAGGCAGATGATCAGGGCAAAGAGCAACTGACCGGGTTTCTTCGCGCGCTGCGGGACACGGGCGCTGGACGACATGTCGGCACGGGAATGGCTTGCCTCTCCTGGCATCCGGGAGCAGCGGATGAGATGCGTGGAGGGCCGTGGATTTACGCCTCACCATCCTTAACAACGGTGAGAACTCGTGGACCGGTGCCTAATTTATACTATTTCTGGCGGCCAGGCCATGCGGAAGGAGGATAGGGGTCGCGGAATCTGTCTCAATTGCTGCGGGAAGCATCCTGGATCGATTGCCGCTGATCACGCGTAGTCGTCTGGCGATCCTCGCGCTGCTCGCGCGATTCAATCGAGCGATCGCGGAAGCCCGTGATTTCTCTTCGGTCACCGTCGTTCGCTCGATATTCGGAGTCTGGCCGGTTTGCCCGCTGATCATTGCCGGCATCCCTATCCCTGCGTACATCACGGTCTCTCCTGCCATCGCGGCGGTGATCGTTCGAGCCTTCGTCGGTTTGCTGGCCAGCGTTCGGGGAATTCTCGGTCGCGCCACCCTTCCGTTCGCTCGTTGCGGGGGCGGTCTCTATGGGGCCCCTGGGCAGTTCAATGCGGTTGATGAATTCATTGATACCTTGTTTTGTATCCATCATCCGGATGGTTACGTCGAGGTCACCGGCCACATCCGCCGCGTACGCCTTCGCTGTCAGGACGGAGCTGATGATGATGGACAGGCAGGTTGTATAGATGATCCGCATGGACAGGCTCTTTATGGTCACATTACCGTAACTGGCACCGCAACCTGATCCGGAAGACCGGCGGCTGGCACATCCTGTGGCGGCAGCACGTCCAGCCTCAGGGCAAAATTCTTTCTCTTCCCGGTGTGCGTCACTACGGCGACCAGTTCGCCGCCGTGGCCGCTGTGCGCCTCGACCGGCAGCACCAGAAGATTCTTTCCTTGCGCCAGCCCGCCTTCCCAACTGAGCTCGCGCTGGCCGGGATAACCGCTGACTTCGACGCCATCGGGTAGCTCTATAGTAAAACGGGCATTCTCCATGGCGTGCTCGGACTCAAATACCAGACTTACCTCCTGGGCCTGGTTCAGTGCGATCATCAGCCCGGGGATTTCCTGCGCAGGCGGTGCGTCGGATTTATACAAGACATTCACCGCAAATATCAACATGATGCTTGCCGCGAGTGCCGCACCCGGGATGCGCCATCCCAGGCGTCGGCGCTCGTGTGTGACCGCCTGCGCGATGGCGCGGTCGAAAAACGCATCGGAGGGCTCCGGGGCAGGCAGGTTGCGCAGCGCGCGGCGGACGTCATTCTCCCGCTCCAGCAGGGCACGGCATTGCCGGCATTGGCGGATATGCCGCTCAAGCGCGATGTCCATCTCAGGCCTCAGCAAGCCGTCGAGATAATCGTCCAGTTGCTTGAGGATCTGTTGGCAATCCATAGGTGTCCCCATTTGCATACACTAGTACACGAAGGGACGGAAAAAAAGTTCCCGATACATATCCAACTATATGAATGACACCGATTTATTTTTTTCTGGCCGTGGCTGGCGTTCATCTTCCAGATGAATCAGCAATTCGCGCAAGCGCGCTCGAGCCCGGTGCAGGCGGGATTTAAGGGTGCCAATCGGGCAATCAAGGATCACTTGCATCTCTTCCAGGGTATAGCCTTCGATGTCGTGCAGGCCGAGGACGTGCCGGTGATCTTCACTCAGTCTGTCGATGACCTGCAGCAGGTGTCGAGTCAGAACGCTTTGTTCGGTTTCGAGCTCCGGGTTACCTTCCACGCCGGGGAGATTGTCGATCGGATCGGAGCTGTGCGCATCGGCGCCATGATCGACAGCCAGATGGACAGGGGAGCGGGAATAGCGTCGGTGGTTGTCGACGAAGATACGGTACATGACGCGGCTCAGCCAGGGGCGAAGCCGATCGACTTCCATCAGTTCCTGACGGCGCGGATACAGCTTAAGCAACAGCTCCTGAAGCAGGTCCTCCGCGTCTTCCCGGCTCCGGGTGAGGCGGTAGGCGAGCCGGAAAAGCGGTTTGAGATGGGGGCGGACCAGGGTTTCAAAGGCTGATTGCTCAGACCGTCCCTTATCGCCTGCGGTGGATTTACGGTGCAATGGTGGCGACCCCGAAGCTTAGCCTTTCTTCGCCCCTGCCAAGAGGTGGGCTGTGTTATTGCCCGCTGCCGCTCGATCTGGGATACCGGGAGGAGTGTCGGGAAATGAGTGGTACGGATTAGTACCCATGACGCGCGAAAAGGTTCCCAATGTTCCAGTTGTTATTAGGGTATCTCGTCTCGATCTAGTCCCCGGCCGTACTTTGCTATAGACCCGCCCGACGGGAATAATCGGGGGTGATCGATATCATACTTGTTGATATTAAACATTTATTTCCGACGTGACTTGTAAGCGGAGATGTCATTGGCCGGTTACCCGGACTCTCAGGCGCAGCTTTTCAAGCATGTCCACAACCGCGTTCTGTCGCCACTGCGGTATTGAAGCTTCCCTTTACAGCGGGCGAGGGTGGACGGTAAAATACGCCCCCTTTGAGGTCTTCTTGTGTAGCAGCCAGCTTATTGCGAGGGATGTGAATGCCTAATGTTCGCGTGAGAGACAACGAGCCGTTCGAAGTGGCGTTGCGCCGCTTCAAGCGTATCTGTGAAAAAAGCGGTGTTCTGTCCGAGATACGCCGGCGGGAGTTTTATGAAAAGCCCACCTCGGTTCGCAAGCGCAAGGCCGCGGCTGCGGTCAAACGCCAGCAGAAGCGCACATCGATGGAGCGTGCTCGTTTCTCCCGCCCTCATTCTTGAATAAACCAGACGGCGCGTGCCCCGGCGAGGGGCCGCGTCGCTTGAAATCGCGCCACTCCTAGCTATTCCGCGGGCTTCTTCATATGGAAACATCGATCAAGCGTCGCCTGCAGGAAGACATGAAAACCGCCATGCGTGCCAGGGACAGCCAGCGCCTGGGCATCATCCGGCTCATCAACGCGGCGATCAAGCAGCGTGAGGTCGACGAACGCATCGCCCTTGATGATGAACAGGTCATCGTCGTACTTAGCAAGATGATCAAGCAGCGCAATGACTCCATCGACCAGTACGGCAAGGCCGGACGCCAGGATCTGGTCGATAAGGAAGCCTATGAAATCAAGGTCATAGAAGAATACCTCCCTCCCGCGCTCTCGGAAGAGGAACTGACCGGCCTGATCGATCGGGCGGTGGCCCAGACGGGTGCGCAGTCAGTCAAAGACATGGGCAAGGTCATGAGTGTGTTGAAGCCGCTGGTTCAGGGACGCGCCGATATGGGAGTGGTCGGAGCCCGGATCAAGGCCAGGCTCGGTTAGAATCGCGGATACAAGGGATCGGCATTACAAGGAAAAGAGGGGGTGTATGCGCATGCGGGCGCCTGATCGAGACTCCAGCCACGGCCCCGGCGATACCCTTGTCCCTTGTATCTTCGCCCTTGTATCTTAGTTCACCATGGCAGGCAGGATTCCCCAGGACTTCATCGATGGATTGACCGCCCGCGTCGACATCGTAGAAGTGATAGACAGTTACGTAGCCCTGCGCAAGGCCGGGCGCGAATATGTGGCGCGCTGCCCGTTTCACGAAGAAAAAACCCCGTCTTTCACGGTCAGTCCCGAGAAACAGTTTTATCATTGCTTCGGCTGCGGTGCCCACGGAACCGTTATCGGTTTCATGATGGAGTACTGCCATCTCGATTTCGTCGACGCGGTCCATGAGCTTGCCCAGAGAGTCGGACTGGAGGTCCCCCAGGCGCCTGGCAGCGACCGGGCCCGGCAGGGCGGTGAATCCTTCGATATCCTGCGGGAGGCGGCGCACTATTTCCGCCGCCAGCTGCGTGATCACCCGCGGGGAAAGCTGGCAGTAGACTATCTCAAGGGACGCGGCGTCGCCGGGGATACCGCCACCGAGTTTGCGATCGGTTATGCCCCCGCAGGATGGGACAATCTGTCCGGTTCCCTTGGCGGCATGTTCGGTGCGGAGGCGCTGGCGGCGGCGGGACTGCTCATCAAGCGCGATCAGGGCGGATACTACGATCGCTTTCGTGACCGCGTCATGTTTCCCATCCGGGATGTTCGCGGCCGGGTGATCGGATTCGGCGGCCGGGTGATCGGCGACGACACACCGAAGTACCTGAACTCTCCGGAGACAGACCTCTTTCATAAAGGGCGCGAACTTTACGGGCTGTACGAGGCGCGCAGCAGCATCAAGCAACTTGAACGCCTGCTTGTGGTCGAAGGTTACATGGATGTGGTCATGCTGGCGCAGCATGGAATCCGTTATGCCGTTGCGACCCTCGGCACCGCGACCACTCCGCAGCATCTGGAGCGCATGTTCAGGCTGGTGCCGGAGGTGGTCTTCTGTTTTGACGGTGACCGGGCCGGCCGCGAGGCAGCATGGCGCGCCCTCGAGCAGGCACTGCCTGCTCTGCGGGACGGGTGGCAGGCGCGCTTCATGTTTGTTCCCGAGGGTGATGACCCGGATTCGCTGGTGCGCAAGGAACACAGGGAGGTGTTTGAAACACGTGTTGAGAACGCAATCACGCTTTCCACTTTCTTCTATGACACGCTGGTAGGGCGTGCCGATATATCGAGCATAGATGGTCGGGCTCGATTGGTGGAACTGGTGCGCCCCTATCTTGCAAGGCTGGCCCCTGGGGTTTTCCGGCAGCTGATGATCGATCGTCTGGCGGAACTGTCGAGACTGAACCCCGATGTCCTGGCGGGAATGCTGTCAGGCAAGCAGGGGTCCAGCCGTCCCGCCGGACGCCCCCGGGGTCCTCAAGGCGAGCGTACGGTGGTCTCGCTGGTACGCAGGGCGATCTCCCATCTGTTGCGGAAACCCGCCTTGGCCCAGCATGCGGTAGATTACAAGCGGCTGATTAGTATGGAGACTCCCGGCGTAGGATTATTGGTGGAGATGCTTGATTTGTTGCAGGTTAACCCTCATTTCACAACAGCCATCGTGCTGGAGCATTGGCGCGACCACGAGCACGCCAAGGCGCTGGCCAGGCTGGCCCGGGAAGAGTCGCTGGTACCGTACGAAGAGCTGGATCGGGAGTTTCTTGAAGCCTTGCACCGCCTCCAGCTCGGTTATGTCGAGCAGCAGATCGGCACCCTGAACAGCCGTCCGCGGGACGCATGGAGTCAGCAGGAAAAGGAGGAGCTGACCCGGCTGCTACAGGAAAAGAAGTCGCTCAAACAGTTAGTTATGGATATGTCGACGGTCGAATGACGGGTGTTTAAGTATTGCCGCGATATGTTCTCAATCCCCGGCTGCATGTAGTAGAATCGGCCGTTTCATTGTCAATCTAGTCGACCAGAGGTCGGGAAGCCATTATGAAGCAGGATCAGCAGTCGCAACTCAAGACCTTGATCGCCAAGGGCAAGGAACAGGGTTATCTGACCTATCGCGAGGTCAATGATCACCTGCCCAACGACATCGTTGATCCCGAGCAGATCGAGGACATCATCGGCATGATCAACGACATGGGTATCACCGTGCACGAAATCGCGCCTGATACCGAAAGTCTGCTGATGAACGATGCGGCGGTGGACGGCGACGACGATGCCGCCGAGGAAGCAGCCGCTGCGCTGGCGAGCGTGGACAGCGAGTTCGGGCGCACGACTGACCCGGTGCGCATGTACATGCGTGAGATGGGTACTGTCGAGCTGCTGACCCGCGAAGGCGAGATCAAGATCGCCAAGCGCATTGAAAGTGGTCAGCGACAGATGTTGCTCGCCCTGACGGAGTACCCGGATACGGTCGCCGAGTTCCTGCGTTCCTATCAGAAAGTGCAGGCGAACGAGGCGCGTCTGGGCGACCTGATCACCGGCTATGTCGATCCCAACCAGGATGAAAACGTCAATTTACCGGTCGCGCAGGCGGCGGTAGTCGAAGAAGAGTTCGTCGTGGAAGCGGTCGAGGTGGAGGGCGACGAGGAGGGCGGAGAAGCCGGCGAGGCCGCGGACACCGGCCCGGATCCCGAAGTAGCCCGTGTGCGCTTCGAGGAGCTGGAGAAGCTGTACAAGAAGGCCATGGCGGCGGTGGAAAAACAGGGGCGGGCCCATGACAAGACCGCCAAGCTGCTCAGGGAACTGACCGACTGTTTCATGACCTTCAAGCTCACCCAGCGCATGACGGATCATCTGATCAACAACCTGCGTGAAACGGTGGAGCGCATCCGCGCGCAGGAAAAGATCATCATGACGGTGTGCGTGAGCAACGCGCACATGCCGCGCAAGGAGTTCATCACCTCCTTCCCCGACAACGAGACAGATCTCAACTGGCTGCCGCGCCAGATCAAGGCGGGCAAGAAACACTCCAGGATTCTGGAGGTGCACCAGGACGAGATCCTGCGCGCGCAGAAGAAGCTGATCGGGATCCAGACCGAATCAAACATGGCCATCAACGAGATCAAGGACATCAATCGCAAGATGTCCATCGGCGAGGCCAAGGCGCGCCGCGCCAAGAAGGAGATGGTCGAGGCCAACCTCCGCCTGGTGATCTCGATCGCCAAGAAGTACACCAATCGCGGCCTGCAGTTCCTCGACCTGATCCAGGAAGGCAACATCGGCCTGATGAAGGCCGTGGACAAGTTTGAATACCGCCGCGGTTATAAATTCTCAACCTACGCCACATGGTGGATCCGTCAGGCCATCACCCGCTCGATCGCGGACCAGGCGCGCACCATCCGCATCCCGGTGCACATGATCGAGACGATCAACAAGCTCAACCGCATCTCGCGCCAGATGCTGCAGGAGATGGGGCGCGAGGCGACGCCGGACGAACTGGCTGCGCGCATGGACATGCCCGAGGACAAGATCCGCAAGGTGCTTAAGATCGCCAAGGAGCCGATTTCGATGGAGACCCCGATCGGTGACGACGAGGATTCCCACCTGGGCGATTTCATTGAGGACTCGAACATCCTGTCGCCGCCCGAGGCGGCCACCATCGCCGGTCTGCGCGAGGCGACCACCGCTGTGCTCGAGAGCCTGACCGCGCGCGAGGCCAAGGTGCTGCGCATGCGCTTCGGCATCGACATGAACACCGACCACACGCTGGAGGAGGTCGGCAAGCAGTTCGACGTCACGCGCGAGCGCATCCGCCAGATCGAGGCCAAGGCCCTGCGCAAGCTGCGTCACCCGAGCCGTTCGGAGGCCTTGCGCAGTTTCGTGGATTAATCAGGCAATCGCCGCAAGGCAAAAGTAAAAAGGGAGCCGCGAGGCTCCCTTTGTTTTCCGGCTCGCCGTTTTTGCAGCGATCTTCCAGCCATATCCTTGATTTCCGCTAGCTTCGCAGCGCTGAACGCCGGCGTTGTGTGGTGTGAATTTCACAATGCTGCGCTATACTTTCGCGCATTCCGGGCCTGTAGCTCAGTCGGTTAGAGCAGGGGACTCATAATCCCTTGGTCCTCGGTTCGAGTCCGAGCGGGCCCACCAAATCGTCCGTGACAACGCGATTGCGCGATCGCGCTCACCCCGGGAGTCATGGATCTGTTTTCCGCACACATGTGCCGTCGACACGTCTATCGACCTGGCGGGACGGCATCGCCGCGAATCTGCTGGCCGGTGGTGAGCAGGGGTGCGCAGGAGTCCTCGATACCATATCTTGATGTTGAGACCGCGATGTTTCGAAGCCTCGACTTGCTCAAGGATGAACTTTTTACCTCGGGCGCGGTCTTCTAGTATAAGTTCTGTCAAGGTCTGTCAGCGACAGCTAAAGTCGATACGGACGTCGGCACCTTGACAGGCTTCTAATTCCCATAGGCCCCGCCCGGTGCGGGGCCTTCGTGTTTGTATCCCACAGAATTTCCCTTTGTAATAAGCAGCTTACTTAAGCGTATTTTAAGTTCGGCACCCTATCTTAGGCGCTGTATGAAGCCGAAACAGGTACCAGACATGAATACATCAGCAGAAATCAACACGGGGTCCGCGCGGTGCGCGGTATCGGCGTTGCCGCGCCTGGGTGAGCCGCATACGACGCTGACACTGGCCACGCATGGTCGCGGCGATCCCCTGCGCCCGGTCATGGAGGGCTTCGTGCGCGACCGTTTCCGTCGCGCCTACGGAGCGGAGGTTGAAAGCTTTTGTCCGGAACTGCTCAGTCTGGTGTGCGAAGACCAATCCCTGTGCGCCGTGGCAGGGGTGCGGCCGGCGGCGGACGAGCGGCTGTACTCCGAGTATTACCTCGATACCGATGTCGAGGCGTTTCTCGCGGAGCAGCTGGGCCGATCCGGTATTCCCCGCGCCTCCATCGTCGAGGTGGGTAATCTGGCCCCGGCAAGCGTCGGACAGGCGCGCTGGCTGATTGCGACCCTGACTGCATACCTCTATTCATCCGGTTTTGAATGGGTGGTGTTCACCGCCATTCCGCCCATCTATAACGCATTCGTCCGCCTTGGACTGCCGTTGAAGATCCATGCCCAGGCGGATATCACGCGCCTGCCACCCGAGGTGCGCGACCAGTGGGGCAGCTATTACGAGGCGGGTCCTGTGGTGTGCTACGGCGATATCGCCGAGGGCTTCCGCCAGCTGGGCGCCGCCATCCACCCGGATAGACGCAAACTCTGGAGCCTGTGGCTGGACGCACAGCGGCTCGGAAACCATGAAGCCGGAACGACTTCGTTCCGTGCAGTGGGGGGTGAATGAGCAGACTGATCACGCGCCTGCGCGTGCACGCACAGGAACGGCCGGATGCGCCCGCAGTAGCTGGCGAGCACGTGTCTCTCGGTTATGCCCGACTGGTCGATGAAGTCGAGAATCTGGCTGCGCGGTTGCCGGGGCGGTGTCTGGGTTTGTTGCTGGATAACGGACCGGCATGGGTTATTGCCGATCTCGCGGCGCTGACGGGAAATATCATATGTATTCCCCTGCCGGGGTTCTTCACCGATGAACAGCTCGTGCACACCGTACGCGATGCCGGCGTAGACTGCCTGCTCACCGATCAACCGGAGCGCCTTGCCCGGATTGCCATTGGCGTGGTGTCGACCGCAGTAGAGGTCGCCGGCGAAACGCTGGCCCTGGGTGTGCTGCCGGGCGCGATTGCGGCGATCGGTTACTCCGATATGGCAAAGGTCACCTATACCTCGGGCAGCACAGGTGAGCCGCGCGGGGTCTGCGTGTCTTGTCAGGCGCTGGAACACAAGGTCGAAATTCTGGCTCGCGCCACCGGCGCCACCGAAACAGACGTCAGTCTGTGTCTGACTCCGCTCTCCACCCTGCTGGAGAACCTCGGCGGTGTGTATGTGCCCTTGCTCGCGGGTGCGCTGTGCCGCGTGCCCCGCCTGAGTTCGGTCGGACTCTCAGGTTCCTCCGGCCTCGATGTGGCACGACTGATCAGTGCGTTGAACAGCTATCTCCCCAGCAGCGTGATCGTGATCCCGCAGCAGTTGCGCGCGATGCTGGCGGCGCGTGCGCGAGGTGCGAATCTGCCCGACAGCCTGCGCTTCATTGCCGTGGGAGGTGCGCCGGTGGCGCGGGATCTGCTGCTGCAAGCGCGGCGCGACGGGCTGCCGGTGTACCAGGGCTACGGGCTGTCAGAGGCGGTGTCGGTCGTCGCCCTTAATACGCCCGGCGCCAACCGTATCGGTTCGGCGGGCAGGCCACTTCCGGGCTTGACGGTGCGCATCGCCGGGGATGGCGAAATCATGGTGCGGGGCGATTTGTTCAGCGGTTACCTGGGCGACCAGCCGCGCGGAGATGATGAGCTGACCACTGGCGATCTCGGCTATCTCGATACCGAGGGCTATCTTTACGTGACCGGGCGCAAGAAGAACGCCTATGCGACAGCGTACGGACGTAATGTCTCCCCCGAATGGATCGAGGGCCAACTCTTGGCCCAGACGGCCTTGGCGCAGGCTGTGGTTTTCGGTGAGTCGAGCCCGGTCAATGTTGCGCTGATCGTCGCGATGAAGGGCGCGCGCGCCGAGGATGTCGGGATGGCGGTGGAGGCGGCGAACCGCAGTCTGCCGGATTACGCGCGCGTGGGCAGATACGTGCTCGCCGCGG
Encoded proteins:
- a CDS encoding zf-HC2 domain-containing protein, translating into MDCQQILKQLDDYLDGLLRPEMDIALERHIRQCRQCRALLERENDVRRALRNLPAPEPSDAFFDRAIAQAVTHERRRLGWRIPGAALAASIMLIFAVNVLYKSDAPPAQEIPGLMIALNQAQEVSLVFESEHAMENARFTIELPDGVEVSGYPGQRELSWEGGLAQGKNLLVLPVEAHSGHGGELVAVVTHTGKRKNFALRLDVLPPQDVPAAGLPDQVAVPVTVM
- the rpoD gene encoding RNA polymerase sigma factor RpoD, translating into MKQDQQSQLKTLIAKGKEQGYLTYREVNDHLPNDIVDPEQIEDIIGMINDMGITVHEIAPDTESLLMNDAAVDGDDDAAEEAAAALASVDSEFGRTTDPVRMYMREMGTVELLTREGEIKIAKRIESGQRQMLLALTEYPDTVAEFLRSYQKVQANEARLGDLITGYVDPNQDENVNLPVAQAAVVEEEFVVEAVEVEGDEEGGEAGEAADTGPDPEVARVRFEELEKLYKKAMAAVEKQGRAHDKTAKLLRELTDCFMTFKLTQRMTDHLINNLRETVERIRAQEKIIMTVCVSNAHMPRKEFITSFPDNETDLNWLPRQIKAGKKHSRILEVHQDEILRAQKKLIGIQTESNMAINEIKDINRKMSIGEAKARRAKKEMVEANLRLVISIAKKYTNRGLQFLDLIQEGNIGLMKAVDKFEYRRGYKFSTYATWWIRQAITRSIADQARTIRIPVHMIETINKLNRISRQMLQEMGREATPDELAARMDMPEDKIRKVLKIAKEPISMETPIGDDEDSHLGDFIEDSNILSPPEAATIAGLREATTAVLESLTAREAKVLRMRFGIDMNTDHTLEEVGKQFDVTRERIRQIEAKALRKLRHPSRSEALRSFVD
- a CDS encoding GatB/YqeY domain-containing protein; this encodes METSIKRRLQEDMKTAMRARDSQRLGIIRLINAAIKQREVDERIALDDEQVIVVLSKMIKQRNDSIDQYGKAGRQDLVDKEAYEIKVIEEYLPPALSEEELTGLIDRAVAQTGAQSVKDMGKVMSVLKPLVQGRADMGVVGARIKARLG
- a CDS encoding AMP-binding protein, with product MSRLITRLRVHAQERPDAPAVAGEHVSLGYARLVDEVENLAARLPGRCLGLLLDNGPAWVIADLAALTGNIICIPLPGFFTDEQLVHTVRDAGVDCLLTDQPERLARIAIGVVSTAVEVAGETLALGVLPGAIAAIGYSDMAKVTYTSGSTGEPRGVCVSCQALEHKVEILARATGATETDVSLCLTPLSTLLENLGGVYVPLLAGALCRVPRLSSVGLSGSSGLDVARLISALNSYLPSSVIVIPQQLRAMLAARARGANLPDSLRFIAVGGAPVARDLLLQARRDGLPVYQGYGLSEAVSVVALNTPGANRIGSAGRPLPGLTVRIAGDGEIMVRGDLFSGYLGDQPRGDDELTTGDLGYLDTEGYLYVTGRKKNAYATAYGRNVSPEWIEGQLLAQTALAQAVVFGESSPVNVALIVAMKGARAEDVGMAVEAANRSLPDYARVGRYVLAAEPFTIANGQLTGTGRPRRDELARRYADVLRPIMREAV
- the rpsU gene encoding 30S ribosomal protein S21; its protein translation is MPNVRVRDNEPFEVALRRFKRICEKSGVLSEIRRREFYEKPTSVRKRKAAAAVKRQQKRTSMERARFSRPHS
- a CDS encoding DNA primase — translated: MAGRIPQDFIDGLTARVDIVEVIDSYVALRKAGREYVARCPFHEEKTPSFTVSPEKQFYHCFGCGAHGTVIGFMMEYCHLDFVDAVHELAQRVGLEVPQAPGSDRARQGGESFDILREAAHYFRRQLRDHPRGKLAVDYLKGRGVAGDTATEFAIGYAPAGWDNLSGSLGGMFGAEALAAAGLLIKRDQGGYYDRFRDRVMFPIRDVRGRVIGFGGRVIGDDTPKYLNSPETDLFHKGRELYGLYEARSSIKQLERLLVVEGYMDVVMLAQHGIRYAVATLGTATTPQHLERMFRLVPEVVFCFDGDRAGREAAWRALEQALPALRDGWQARFMFVPEGDDPDSLVRKEHREVFETRVENAITLSTFFYDTLVGRADISSIDGRARLVELVRPYLARLAPGVFRQLMIDRLAELSRLNPDVLAGMLSGKQGSSRPAGRPRGPQGERTVVSLVRRAISHLLRKPALAQHAVDYKRLISMETPGVGLLVEMLDLLQVNPHFTTAIVLEHWRDHEHAKALARLAREESLVPYEELDREFLEALHRLQLGYVEQQIGTLNSRPRDAWSQQEKEELTRLLQEKKSLKQLVMDMSTVE
- a CDS encoding thermostable hemolysin, which encodes MNTSAEINTGSARCAVSALPRLGEPHTTLTLATHGRGDPLRPVMEGFVRDRFRRAYGAEVESFCPELLSLVCEDQSLCAVAGVRPAADERLYSEYYLDTDVEAFLAEQLGRSGIPRASIVEVGNLAPASVGQARWLIATLTAYLYSSGFEWVVFTAIPPIYNAFVRLGLPLKIHAQADITRLPPEVRDQWGSYYEAGPVVCYGDIAEGFRQLGAAIHPDRRKLWSLWLDAQRLGNHEAGTTSFRAVGGE
- a CDS encoding RNA polymerase sigma factor; this translates as MHRKSTAGDKGRSEQSAFETLVRPHLKPLFRLAYRLTRSREDAEDLLQELLLKLYPRRQELMEVDRLRPWLSRVMYRIFVDNHRRYSRSPVHLAVDHGADAHSSDPIDNLPGVEGNPELETEQSVLTRHLLQVIDRLSEDHRHVLGLHDIEGYTLEEMQVILDCPIGTLKSRLHRARARLRELLIHLEDERQPRPEKNKSVSFI